CAGTGTTATCGCCGCCGTCGGGAGCCTGCCGTCAAGCAATAACAGGAATATGACCATCGGCGGAGACGGCTCGCTGTTGCGGGTCTCGAACGGTACGATGGTCAACCTGACCCGCAGCGGGACCTTGTCCGGCACCGGCAATATTTCGATCGGCGATAATGTCACGATCAATGGCGGCGGTGCGCTGACGCTCGCTTCGAGCGGTAACAATCAACTCGGCTCGAATGTGACCCTCACCGCCAATGCTTTCGATCTGTCGGCAAAGGTGATCAACATCGGCGGCGGCACGTCGGGGCTCGTGCTTGACGACGCCATCATTGCGAATTTCGCGGGGGCGGCATCCGTTCTCCTGCAAAGCGCCTCGGTGGTCAATTTCTACGACGCGAGCGGTCTCACCGTCGGCAATTCCAACAATCCAATCGATACGCTCACCTTCGACGGCGCAGGTCTCTATAGCCAAGGCGGCACGACGACGATCGACGCTGCGAACGTCGTGTTCACGAATAGCCAAGCGACGCCGAACATTGCCAATGTGGCGAGCGCCGCGGTGACCGGGACACTTAATGTCAATGCCGGCGGCACACTCACATTCGGCGCGACGCCCGCGGCTGTCATGCAAGGCAGCCAAACGAATAGTTACGGCTTTACAATCGGCAATTTCAACCAAGTGAACGTCACAGCCGATCAAGGGATTGCCTTCAGCGGCAGCGGCAACTTCGGGGCCGGCGCGGCGAGTGTCACCTTTACGGCGCCGAATATTATCGCGGCGGCGGGCAGCTCGCAGTCGCTCACCACGGGCGGCGATCTGACGATCGCTTCAAACGGCCTAGCCGCGTCCGTTGCAGCGACGGAGATCGGAGGCAGTCTCACACTTACGGCGGCGAGCGTTAAAGATTATGGCACGATTACTGCGCTTTCGGGCACGGTTTCGCTCACGGCGACAGGCGCAACATCTCCGAGCGATCCCACAGCGGGAGCCGTCACCCTCTATCCCGGCGCGACCATCAACGCGGGCGGCTCCGAGATCGTCCTCGGCCCGGTCGTTGAGGATGCGCCGGGTGGCACGGTGAATCTCACTTCGCAGAACGGCAATGTCATGCTCTACAGCAATGCCGTGCTCTCCAGTCTCGTGAATGTCGCTGCCGCTGGCAGCGGTTATGCCGGAGCGGTCAACATTGATGCGCCAAATGGCGCCGTGACATTGGAAGGCACATTGAAGGGTGCCGCCGCCTATAATGATATTGGCGGCACGTTTACCCTCGTCGCCGGGAGCTTGAACCCCAATGATTCATTGCCTTTCACGAGCGGCTTTACCGGTAATTTCGCAGTCGAACTCGGCCAAGGCAATATCACCATTGCCGCCGGCCAGACCCTCACCTCTGGCAAAGTGCTTTTGGTCGCCAATAATGGCAGCATTGACGTCGAGGGCACCATCGATGCCAGCGGCCCGACCGGCGGCAGTATCGGGCTTTATGCGATAGGCACGAGCACGGCTCAAGCTGGAACGGCAGGCGCCAATGGCGTCACCATCGGCTCGGACGCCAAGCTCTACGCCCGCTATCAAGCCGATGACCCGAACGATCCCGCCTATGCCAACGGAACATCAAACCTGGTCCAAACCGGCGGCACCATCACGCTCGGTACAACAGGTGTGCCAGACACGACCCTGAATGCGGCCTATGGCTATGAGGATGTCCCTGCTTCGGGTGCCATCACCGTGGCCTCGGGCGCGACCTTCGATGTCTCAGGTGGCCCCGGTGGCACCAACATCAACAATACCGGTGGGTCGGTCACCGTCCGTGCTCCGAACCTGACAACCAATAACATCAATGTCAGCTTCAAGGGCACAATCGTCACCAATGCCGATGCCAATGGCAACCCGAGCGGCAATGGCGTCATCGCCGATGCCTACGCCGTTTGGAGCACGACAGATTCTTGTACGCTCATTGCGGGCGGTTGCAGTGCCATCACCACGGTTGCCCAATTCAACGCATTGACTCCGGCGCAGCAGGCCCAGCTCGAAGCGCATTTCGACGGCATCATCGATCCCGCCGGTTTCTTCAACGGCGCCGGGACACAAATTATCTCTGCGACCGGCGGCCTCTACCCGAATTCGACTTACGCTTCGCCTGCTACGGGGGCCTATCTGCCGCATGTGGATTTCTACCAGAACACGCTGCTGAAGTTTGTCGATAATCCTTTCAACGATCCGGCAGGCACGACAACCAATACGGCCGCGGTGCAGAATGATTTCGCCGGAGCTCAGATTCAGATCGCTGGATCGAACACTACATCACCGCTTCCGTCGTCAAAGCTGCACCTGCAGCCGGAGATCGATCTCGTCAATCCCAGCCCGGCCACGGGCAGCACCAGCATCAACAATGGCAACATTACCGTCGCCAGCAATTGGAACCTCGGGGCAGGCGTCTACAACACTGCGACAGGGGCCTTCAGCCTTTACTACCGCACGACAACGGGCGGCGCGCCGGGCGTGTTGAGCCTGCGCACGACCAATAATATTCTTATCGATGCCACGATCAGCGATGGATTCTACGAAACCAGCGATCCGATGTTTCCTATCACCACACCTGCAGGCACCGGCAATTCGCTAGCCCTTGAGCAAGACGAGTATCTTTATGGAAATCTGACAGGCGCTACAAACACGATAGGCCCGGGACAATATGCTTCCTTAACTTACATGCCGGGTTTCACGGGAATCATCGCGCCTCAGAACATTGCGTTCCCCACATCATATAGCTTGGTGGCTGAACAAAATACGTGGTATGCTTATTATTATTATTATTATGTCCATTATGGACTGAACTTGGCCCTTCAAACCGTCGGCATCGCACCGAGCGCCAATTACATAGGTGGCAGCTACGATCCGAATGCGGGCGACTACGCAAGCACGGCAATTTACAACGCGGCCATGGCCAAGGGCACGTTCGATAATGTCCCAACCGACTATACAAGCTACGCCGCCTATGTGACTGCCTTTAATAAATATTACGTCGGCAGCACTTATTACACGTCCTCGATCGGCACTTATACGAACGGGGAACTCAGCGCCACTTTTGCGACCCCGGCAAGCTCGGTGAATGGGACCACACAAAATCTCACGAATTTTGACAATAATCCCACCGACTACACATCCTACGTCAATTATGTAACCGCCTATAAAGATTACTTCGCAGTAATGCATACGTTTATGTCGAGTTATTATGCGGCCCATACAACCCAAACCAGCGGTCTACCCTCACCTATTCTTGCGCCGCTGCCTCCACCTGCTGTCGGAACCGCCTATGCGGGTGGGGCGACGGAGGTTGCGACTCTCTACAGGACGGATTATGAAACGCAATATCTCAATAATGCATATTACCTCGATTATAACACTTATTATTATACCTATGCGGTCGAACCGGGCCATGTCACAGGCAAGACGACGGCCACCAGCTACGGCTCGTCCCTATGGCTCAATGTGATTCCTTATCTGCCCTTGGTGGCGGATACGCCGGCGGTTTCGATCCCCACCACGGGGGCACCGGGACCAGCGAATATGATCGCCAATAATCCCGCCGCGAATGCGTCGGTGGCCACTAATGACTACAATACAACATCGGCCGCTAGCTTGATGCCGGCCAGCCTGGGGAACAGCTTCTCCTATAGTTTCACCGCTGGCGCCTATTTCCCTGCCAGCGGCGCGGCGTCCGTCGATCCCAATGCCGTTGTCCTGCTTACCAGCACCGTCAATACCGCAAGCCCAGTGGATAGTATCGTCATCTCGGGCCATACATCCTATACGGATCCGCTCAGCACGTCGCAGACCGTCAATGTGCCGACCTTGGTGCGCACCGGCACGGGATCGATCACGCTCGCGGCGCCCGGCGATGTCCTCTTCACCGATCCAGTCATTGAAGGCGCGGTCTATACGGCGGGCGCGGCCGTCACGACCCCGTCCGATTTCAGCGCGCCGGGCCTCGGCGCCAAATATGCGGCCACTCCCAATGGCCTCGTCTCGACTCTGGCCTGGGGCACGGGCGGCGGCGCGATCACAGTGGACGCTGGCCAATCGATCCTCGCTGCCGTGGGCACGGTGAGCGAGACGACGGCGGACTGGTACGACCGCTATGGCAAATCGAACGGCACCGCGACGTCCTTCTCGTCCTGCGCCGCGGCGGGCTCCACCGCCTGCCAAAATGCGGCCTGGGTCAATTATGCGACCTTCTTCCAGAATTTCGGCGCGCTGGGCGGCGGCAATATCAGCCTGCGGGCGGGCGGCGCGATCACCAATATTTCCACGGCGCAGCCGCAGACATTTTTCGTGAGCGGCGGCACGGTCGCGTCCGATCCGGTGGTGGAACATGTCTACGGGGGCGGCGACCTTCTGGTGCAGGCTGGCGGCAATGTGAACGGCGGTTCCTTCTATGTCGGGCAGGGCGCGGGCTTAATCACAGCCTCGGGGGCTGTGACAGGTTCGCCGCAGCTTTTCATCCAGGACAGCTATATCGACATGGTCGCGGGAGGCGCCCTCAGCCTTGGCAGCGTTTCCGATCCGGCGAGCTTGGGCATTAACACAGATTATATCCTTGGTTTGACCAACCTTGTAAACCTAGCAAGTGGCTATCAAGTCGGATCTTCTAACAGTAACTATTGGGGCGCCTATTTCACGACTTATGGCCCCGAGGCCGGCCTGTCGCTGACGAGCCTCACCGGCAACGCGACCGCGACCTTCAGCACGTTCAATGCCCAATCTGGCTCTGTTGTCGGTTCGATCGTTTTGCCCGGCCTCCTGTCCATCACGGCGCCGCTGGGCAATATTACGATCAATACCGCCGCGCCGGTCGGTTACTCCACGACAACGGTGATGCTGGCCTATTCCACCGATGCCTCGGGCGACGACACAGGCGGCCTCACGCTCGCGGCGGGCGGCACGATCACTCTTGCCGGCGGCGGAATGCTCGCCCTGGAAGACACTTTGCTGCTTTCCGAAAACAGCTACACTGGCCTCATCGGCGGCAATCCGCTCGGACTGACCTCTTATGCCTATGCCCCCGCAAATCTGGCGACCAGCGATCCCGTCGTGCTCTATGCTGGGCGGGACATCCTATCCGGCGCTCTTGCGTCCGGCGGCAGCATGTTGAGCGTGAACCGGCCGGCCGAGATCCAAGCCGGGCGGGATATCAACCTCAGCTTTATCGGCGAGAATCTGAGCGATGGTGATGTCACAGCCCTGATCGCCGGGCGCGATGTCTTGGGGTCGGACCTGCTCTACGGGCCGGGCGCGCTTCTGATCGAGGCCGGACGAAACGTGACGACGGGCGGGATTGTCGCCGTCGGCAATGGCGCCGCCGGCGCAGGCACAACCAGTCTCAGTACCTCTTTCGGAAAAAGTATGATTACATTAGGCACTTATCTCGGCACCTATGCCGGCACCAACACCCGCGCCTACTTGCCGGCGCAAAGCGCCAATGTCACGGTGCTCTTCGGCGTCGGGCCAGGCGTCGATTACGCGGATGCGATCAGCCAATATGTCAATCCAGCTTCGGCTGGCAGTGGAGGGATCGATTTCCTCACCGATATCGCAGCGCGCCTGGGACAATCGCCCGATCAAGCCTGGGCGACATTCGAGGGCTTCTCGGTCCAGAGGCAGCAATTATGGGTCGATCGCGCCTTCCTTGATTTTCTGACCACGGTCGCAACCGACTATCGCAATGCCTCGAGCCCTTATTACGGGCAATATGCGCGTGCCTATAGCGCGATCGACACGCTGTTTCCGGCGCGCTATGGCTATACGAATAATGCCACGGGCAGCGGCGCCAATGGCGCGGCGGCGACGATCAAGACCGGCGATCTCAACATGCGTTATGCGCTGATCGAGACACAGCAAGGCGGCGACATCAATCTTATCGGCCCCGGCGGCGGCATCACCGTCGGCACGGTCGGACAGGACTCGATCGCGTCCGGCAGAGGTGGTCAGAGTAAGGAAGGCATACTCACATTGCGCGGCGGTGATATCAGCATTTTCACCGATGGAAGCGTGCTCGTGAACCAGAGCCGCATCATGACGGAAGAGGGCGGCGACATCGGCATTTTCAGCGCCAATGGCGATATTAACGCTGGGTCAGGACCCAAAACCTATTTCACCAATCCCATCATCGCGGAAATCTGCGACATGGATGGTTATTGCGCGGCCAATGCGGGGGGCCTCGTCACCGGCGCCGGCATTGCCGCGGTCCTTAGTCTCCCAAATCAAGATCCGAAAAAGAGCAATGCAACTTTGGTCGCGCCGCATGGAACGGTGGATGCCGGAGCCGCGGGCATTCGTACCGCGGGCAATCTGAATATTGTCGCGTTACAAGTGCTGAACAGCTACAATATTTCGGCGCAAGGCACGACCCAAGGCCTGCAAACAACGGCAGCGCCGAATGTCGGCGCTCTGACATCGGCCAATAGTACGGCCGGCGCAAGCCAGGCCGGCGTTAGCCAGCCGCAAAAGCAAAACAACGCGCCGTCGGAGGTGCCCTCGCTGATCAGTGTCGAAGTGCTCGGCTATGGCGGCGGCAGTTCCGACGGCGGCAATTCAGGCACCGGCGCGCCGCTCAACGAATTGCATGTGCCGAATAGCGAGATGGATCAGAGGAGAAGGGGATCGCCTCCCCTATAATGGACGAGCTTTTTGAGGCTTTTGTGGAGGCCATGCGCCCACAACCGATGCGCATCCGACCGATATGACTGACCCGGCTCAGGACTTATTCGTCGAGCCGTCAGTGTGAGGTGCGCGACGAAGCGATCCATTCCATCCAATGCCATTCTCTGAATAATCGTTCTGGATTGCTTCGCCATAGCTCGTTGCTTGCAACGGGCGTCGCTTCGCAACGCCCTATGGCTCGCAATGACGATCCCCACGTCATGAATGATTCACGCCTCTCCGCCGTCATGCGTGGACTTTGATCCGTGCATCCAAGCCTACACTCGGCGATGCCGGGATCGCCAAGTCATAGGCGGCCAGATCAGAGGTAATCCGGATCATAGGGCATTCGGAAGAGAGCGTCGCGAAGGCTCAGCCCCCGCGCAGCGCATCGTCATCTCGCTCGGCGCGCAAAAAGCCGGGCGCGTCTTGCGACACGCCCGGCCTGAAGTGTGGAATGGGTCTACGATTGTTTAATTCGCGCCCGTGGCTCCGGTGACACAACCCGTGCCATTGCCGCTGCCGACGTAATCGATTGAGTTGACATTGAGATTGGTCGTATCAACATATTCGCTGTTGATATTTGTGAGCCAAGCGCTGGACAGCGGATTGAAACCGCTCGCAGTAATGACGTCTGCGGCCGGTGATGTGCCGCTGGCGTCATAATACCAGTTGAGGAAGCCGTTGCCTCTCCCATCGTTCACCAGATCGGTGTAACGAGTGGAAGCTGGAGTTGACCCGCCATTTCCGTCATTTGCCGACCCATAGCAGCTATAGAGGTAGAGAAAGGTCGTGCCGGTGAGCGGGTAGGCGCCCGAAGCTGATGCCAAGGGCAACAGGGAACGGCCATTCGAGTCGGTTTTGGCATAGACATTATAATCCGCATAGGTCCAGGCCGTCGATGGCGTAACACCGCTAAACGCGGAGCTCCAGGCCGCGTCGGCGCTTGTGGGCGTCGGCGGGATGAACGTCGGAGGATTCGCCGAGCTCGGCTGGGTGATCCCGTTTGCGATCTGGTACTCGTTTTGCACGCTCGCGCCGAGCGGAGCGGTCGTGGTGACCGTGTTATAAGGCTGGACGAAGTCGTTGCTTAGATAGCCGATGTTGCCGATCTGCGACGGTTGGTTGGCCGCGTTTCCGATCGCCGCCGCCACGTTGCCGCTGCCGCTGGTGCCGATCCAGTTCGAGATCGTCGCCGTAGAATTCGCAGTCCTATAAGCATTGATCCTCGACAGAAGATTCGAGAAACCGGTGCTCGGTAAAGGCCAATTGGTAGCATAGGTGGAATAAGAGGTGTAAGCCGGCGAACCGGTTGTGATTGTGGGCGAGAAAATAGCTGCATACATTACGTTCGTAGCATCGATCTGCGGGCAAACGGTGCTCAGATAATTGGTGAAGATGAAGCTCGTGCCGCTGCCGTCCGAGCGGTAAACCACCTTGATCGGGGTGGTCGAGCTTGAATAGGACATCGGCGTGCCGGGGGTGTTGGTGGAATCAAACGGTGTTGTCGCCCCAGAAGCGCCTGCCGGAATGCTCGGGTTGGAGTTCCAGTCAGTCACGAGACCGGAGAAGATGGCGCAGATCTGCGCGGCCGAGAGCTGAATGGCGCCGCCGGCGCTGGCCGGATTCGACGTGTTCTGTGAATTGATCGTCCAGCCGGTCGCCGGGACGGCCGGAACGTTGACGGCGACGGCGACGGGGGCTTCGAACAGCGGAAGCTGGATCGGGGCGCCGAAGTTTGTCGCGGGATAGGAGGCAGAGCCCGCCGCGGTTGAGACGCCGCTCCAATTCACCACATAGGTTGTCGTTGTATAGCCGCTGGTGAAATTGCTTGGCAGCGGCGAGTCGCCTGCGCCGAAGTCAACGTGCGGATAGGGATAGGAACTCAGGACCGGCGTATTCGAGGTCAGAACGCTGTCGATGTAGTTCGGCGGAACGGCGGGCAAAGATCCACTGCCATTGAAGAGCTGGCTCGGATCGTTGCTGATGAAGCCGCGCACGCCGCTGCCGCTGCCGACGCCAGCATAAAGGCCTTCGACATTGTTACCGGGGCAGCCGGTCGGCAACGTGCCACCGTTGATCGGCGTGCCGTAGCAATCGAAAATGTTGCGGGCGCTGACGGAAGCAAGCGTGCTGCCGCCGCCGAAAATCCCGTCCACAGCTGTCTGGGCGAAGGCCGGTTGAAGGACCGAGGCGCCGATGAGCGCGACGGCTGAAATGGCGAGGACCGAAGTCCCGCTCCGCAGGTTTTCATTTAATCTACGAGTCATCACAAAGTTTCTCCAGTAGGAAGTATCCTGTAGAGCGCACGAGAGGGTTCGGCCTCTCAACGAAAGGTCGATTTCACAAAGTCTAAACATGACATTTCTATTTCAGTTGGCCTACAAACCCATGAATAGGTCTTGAGAAGTTGAGTATAAAAATCTCCGCCCCGATCACGGGTCATCCCGATGTGATGCCCTACATTTAGGTAGAGGACTCGAACCAGCATTTTGCGAAAAAATAAACGCGAAAATCTGCAAATAAATTCCTTGACGCATAGATGTGTCGGAATCTACGCTTTGGGTAGAGTGTTGGTCAGAAGAGCGATTTAAAAATGGCTGGGAATACGCTGCCTTTCGTTCCCCAAGCTTCCTACCGCGCGGAGGTTAAGGCTCAGCTGCCTACCAAGCCGATTGTCGTTGCGCCAAGCGTTCAAATCCGCCGCGGCCGCAAACATCACAGCCAGGGCGTGGAACACGCCCGCGCCGATCGTTGGAAGCAAGCATTGCGCGCATTCGAAGATGCGGTCCGATGCGCACCCGATCATCCGAGCTTTCACTATGCGCATGGCGTCGCACTCTGCCGCTTCGATCGCTTCAATGAGGCGATCGAAGCCTTTCAGCGCGAACTCTCGATCACGCCGGGGCATGCTCCAGCGATAACGGAAATCGGCACTTGCCTCGCCCGAACCGGGCGTACGCGCGAAGGCATTCCTTGGTTACAAAAGGGCCTTCAGCGCATGCCCAACATGCCGCTTGCTCACTATAGCCTCGGGCTCGCGCTGCTCACCGAAAACCGCCGCAAAGAAGCGATCGAAGCCTTCGACCGCGCGATTGCGCTCGATGGGGCCTATGCGGATGTCTATCGCACGCGCGGTCTCGCTCATGCGATGGATGGCAATTACGAAAAATCCACAGATGATCTGCACGCGGCAGCTGCGCTTGACAGCAAGAACTATCGAGCCATGCTTGAGGTCGGGGCAGCTTTAGGTCAGCAAGCACGCGATCATCAGGCGGGCCGGCTTTTTGAAATGGCGGCGAAAATCGCTCCCGATATTGCCTTGCCTCAATATGTGTTTGGTCAATTCCTTATCAACAATCGCTGCTATGAGCTTGGGCTCCAATATGTAGGCCGGGCCATCGAGCTCGATCCATTGCAGGCCGAGCCATATGTTGCCAGAGGCTTCGGCTTCCTTGGCCAAGGGCGTATTGATGAAGCCGTCGCGAGCTATCGCCACGCCGGTGAGTTGAGCCCGGGAAGCGCCAATATAGCAGGCACTCTGCTCTTTGCTTTGCAACACAAGCCTGGTGTCACTGAAACCGATTTGTTTGATGCCCACAAAAAATGGGCCAGTCTCTATAGAAATCAAACGCCAAGGGATAGATGGTCTTTCGCGAATGATCCAGATCCGGGGCGGAGGCTCCGGATCGGGATCGTATCAGCCGACATGCATCGGCATGCCGCCGCATTCCTAACCCTGCGCGCAATCGAGCAACTCGCTATTCTGGGATATAAGATTTATTGCTACAAGACCGATCGGAAGCGACAGGATGATGATTTCAGTGAACGTTACAAGGCTGTAGCACAGTCATGGGTTGACGTTTCCGATCTCGACGATCAGGGGCTTCTTGCGCTAATCGCCGAGCATGAAATCGACGTGCTCTTCGACCTGGCCGGACATACGGCGGGAAATCGACTCTCCGTTTTTGCGATACGCGCGGCGCCGGTGCAATTGAGCTGGGCCGGCTATGTCGGCACAATTGGGCTTGACACCTATGACGGCCTCATTGCCGACACTGTGGAAGTTCCGCCCGCTCATGATGATTTTTATGTCGAGCCCATTGTCCGTCTCCCCAATTGCTATGTTTGCTACCATCCGCCGATCGATGCTCCGGATCCAGGACCGCTGCCATTTTTCAAGACAGGGACTTTCACATTTGGCTGCTTTAATCGTCCTGCAAAGCTCAATGTAGAAGTTGCGCGTGCCTGGGCGAGGATATTGGAGCAGGTGCCTGAAAGCCGCATTCTCATGGTGTACGGTGGCCTGGATGAGGAAAGCACGCAGGATGCCGTTTACAAGATTTTAGAAAGCGGCGGCTTATTGCGTGACCGCATCGATCTCGTCGGCGAGACAGAGCAGCCAAAACTTCTAGAGGCGTATGTTGAAAGAGTTGATCTCGCGCTCGATCCATTTCCTTACTCAGGTGGTGTCACGACGCTTGAAGCGATGTGGATGGGCGTGCCCGCCGTTACATTTGTCGGCGACACCTTCGCGGGCCGCCATTCGGCGAGCCATCTCACAGCGGCAGGCCTTCAAGATTTTTGCACCTATTCGGTTGAAGCCTATATCGACCTAGCCGTGGATTGGGCCAGACGCCCGGAAGAGCTCGCTATTCTGCGTGCGGAGCTACGCCAGCGTGTCTCGCTCTCGCCATTGAACGACCAAGTTGGGTTTGGCGATAATCTTTCGGCTGCGCTGATGCGACTCTGGGGAGACTGGTCGACGAA
The Methyloferula stellata AR4 DNA segment above includes these coding regions:
- a CDS encoding substrate-binding domain-containing protein yields the protein MTRRLNENLRSGTSVLAISAVALIGASVLQPAFAQTAVDGIFGGGSTLASVSARNIFDCYGTPINGGTLPTGCPGNNVEGLYAGVGSGSGVRGFISNDPSQLFNGSGSLPAVPPNYIDSVLTSNTPVLSSYPYPHVDFGAGDSPLPSNFTSGYTTTTYVVNWSGVSTAAGSASYPATNFGAPIQLPLFEAPVAVAVNVPAVPATGWTINSQNTSNPASAGGAIQLSAAQICAIFSGLVTDWNSNPSIPAGASGATTPFDSTNTPGTPMSYSSSTTPIKVVYRSDGSGTSFIFTNYLSTVCPQIDATNVMYAAIFSPTITTGSPAYTSYSTYATNWPLPSTGFSNLLSRINAYRTANSTATISNWIGTSGSGNVAAAIGNAANQPSQIGNIGYLSNDFVQPYNTVTTTAPLGASVQNEYQIANGITQPSSANPPTFIPPTPTSADAAWSSAFSGVTPSTAWTYADYNVYAKTDSNGRSLLPLASASGAYPLTGTTFLYLYSCYGSANDGNGGSTPASTRYTDLVNDGRGNGFLNWYYDASGTSPAADVITASGFNPLSSAWLTNINSEYVDTTNLNVNSIDYVGSGNGTGCVTGATGAN
- a CDS encoding tetratricopeptide repeat protein; this encodes MAGNTLPFVPQASYRAEVKAQLPTKPIVVAPSVQIRRGRKHHSQGVEHARADRWKQALRAFEDAVRCAPDHPSFHYAHGVALCRFDRFNEAIEAFQRELSITPGHAPAITEIGTCLARTGRTREGIPWLQKGLQRMPNMPLAHYSLGLALLTENRRKEAIEAFDRAIALDGAYADVYRTRGLAHAMDGNYEKSTDDLHAAAALDSKNYRAMLEVGAALGQQARDHQAGRLFEMAAKIAPDIALPQYVFGQFLINNRCYELGLQYVGRAIELDPLQAEPYVARGFGFLGQGRIDEAVASYRHAGELSPGSANIAGTLLFALQHKPGVTETDLFDAHKKWASLYRNQTPRDRWSFANDPDPGRRLRIGIVSADMHRHAAAFLTLRAIEQLAILGYKIYCYKTDRKRQDDDFSERYKAVAQSWVDVSDLDDQGLLALIAEHEIDVLFDLAGHTAGNRLSVFAIRAAPVQLSWAGYVGTIGLDTYDGLIADTVEVPPAHDDFYVEPIVRLPNCYVCYHPPIDAPDPGPLPFFKTGTFTFGCFNRPAKLNVEVARAWARILEQVPESRILMVYGGLDEESTQDAVYKILESGGLLRDRIDLVGETEQPKLLEAYVERVDLALDPFPYSGGVTTLEAMWMGVPAVTFVGDTFAGRHSASHLTAAGLQDFCTYSVEAYIDLAVDWARRPEELAILRAELRQRVSLSPLNDQVGFGDNLSAALMRLWGDWSTKRLMNSNVSVQ